ATATGAAACATTTCCTCCTGCAGTCTGGTAAGTGCAGATGTATTCACACAGAGCAATTCAACAACTTTTTGTATTGTccacatctgtattttttttaccagtgtAAGTTATGAAAAGCTAGTAAGGCATCCTTGTGGAAACATCACTGCGATACTTGTCAGTTAAAGTGAATGAATGTCATGCTTTATAAGatgggaaaatgtgatctcaatAAATGATTACTCTGGatactagaaaaaaaacaaacaactttgcCAGCAAAATTATTTAGAAAATTTAACTGAATAGAggtaacaactgaaaaaaaaaagaattattattattttcaactacaaattaaatttaaatgcaacTACTAATTTCAAATACAGGTACCAGTTAGGGTTCTTCCAGCCATGGTGAAGAACTCATTTATAAAAAGTGGTCAGGTAGCCAGAGGTAAAAATACTGCTGGTCAGctggcacacacatgcagggtGTGACGAGGGTTTGgtaagagtgtgtgtataaaaCTGATAGGTGGTTTTACCGCACCCAGACTGGCAAAGAACCATGAGGAATACTTACTGACAATAAACAGTACTGATGtcaatttacattcagtgtagACAGTTAGCTTTACTATTAAGTTTTTACTGGTGTAAAGTACTAATCATTGTGCTAAAACTCAATGTTACAAACTCTTATTATGACTTGGACAACCAAACGTTAAACATTGGTTTTAGCAATATGCACTTTTATGtatattataaaaacattttcagtagaTATCTTCCACTTTAAACTTGCGTCTCAGTTTCAAAACTCTGCTATGCAGATGCACTTAGTTTATCCCAACACAGAGACTCTTCCTAAAGGATCATTTTAATTCCCTCGTATACAATATCATTTCTAAACAAATGTTCATTTAGAAAGATGTAGGCTTATTTAGGGAATTACCATGacacaaaatacataatttaatattttattacaaaaataaaaacctcttAATGATGAGTGATGGTTGCAGTTCGTTTAACATTGCTTCCTTTGCAATGTGACTATTGCACAAGCATAAATtgcaataataatattaaaataatacatatttcaGCCGTGCTATGAAGTCACAGCAGTGTAAGGCGCGTTGGCGAACATCATCCACtaaatgacatactgtatgttcagtcCACTTGACAGTAAGCTGTGGTGGGCGTCAGTCTGCAGATTGTCCAGACTCTGGTTGTCTCagtctgctgctggtgctgctgctctccaccATCTCCAGAAGAGCCTCCCTCTCTGCGTGTTCAAGTACGTCAGAGATCAGATCGTCGAGAGCCTCCCCTCCTCTCATGAACTCCTACACACGCACCAGAACACGTGACAATGATTTTAACTAATGAGAAAGAGTTGGAGTTGTAAAAAAATGGGCTAAAAACGTCAATAAAACGGGGATTCAACTATGTACAACAGTTTGACAAATGCATGTTTTACAGGAGAAGTTTGCTGATTGAAAATTACAAGAataacagacataaaatgtacaggTTTAACACTTTTCTTATGACATATGCAGAGTTTGGAGACACATTGGCACTCCCTTAATATCTAACCTTAATATCTCTAGTGACATATCCAGTCCTGTGGTCTGTGACACGGTCCTGGCTGAAGTTGTAGGTGCGAATCCTCTCTGACTGAGAACGTGTGCCCACCTGTAGTTAGGGACATGGGAAAGAAGACAAAGCTAAAATATATTAATTCTACATTcattttcctggaaaaaaatgtctcctgGGAGAGGGGTTCGCTCACCTGCTGCCTTCGTGCTGTTTGCCTCTGCTCAGTCTCTTTACCCATCCTGCTCTGGTAGAGCCGGGCCCTCAGCACACGCATGGCGGTGTCTCTGTTTTGCAGCTGAGAGCGAGTCTGCTGACATTCAGCTGATATGCCTGTTGGGAGGGTAAGCTAACCATGAAAACAGAAGGCGCCCCGGCCTGATGTTTATGTGACGTGAAAGCAGAGCTGTCTCTAAATGATCCACAATCCTACGGGtctggagcagctggagaacTCTTATTGCATGCTTTACCGGTGGGGAGATGAACGACCCGCACGGCGCTGTCTGTTGTGTTGACACTCTGGCCCCCAGCACCTCGAGATCTAAATGTGTCAATGCGAAGATCCTTTGGATCAATGTGGACATCAAACTAtggacacaaaacacaaaggacacaaatagaaagaaatacttttttaatcAGACTACTAAACACAGCCTGGCGAAAAAAATCAGGTGGtaaagagacaagaggagacGGTACCTCCACTGGCTGAGGCAGGATAATGACGGTCATGGTTCCTGTGTGGATACGCTGCATCCTCGAGGAGAGGCCCACCTCAGGGATCCTTTGCACCCGGTGCGTTCCTCCCTCATGCTTCAGATGTCTGTACACATTGTCCCCGGTTATTCTTACTGCCGCATGATGCAAACCACCTGAGACGCAGTTATTTAATGGTAAACTTTTTCTGTCACGCCCCTCTTtggaagtttaaaaaacattagaCATTTTTACTCGTCACAGCAGTGATCACAAAAATTCAAGAGGATGAATGATACagaaagacagggaaaaaaaagcaagacttACCATACTCAGCAGGTGTGTAGTTATAAACCTCAAAGTCCCAGTTCCTGTAACAGGCAAAACCCTGgtacatttcaaacatttctctgtTGAATTGCTGACAGATGTCACCtgaaaccacaaaaacagaTAATAGGAAGTATAAGAAAACATACGGTGTGTGCCAAGAATTATTAAACAGCTGCTAAATTCTGAGTGTGGGAcagagaaatggaaatgaattGCAAACTGGAAGTCCAACTGTCTTCTAttggttaaagaaaaaacaaaacaaaacaaaaaaactgtttgcatTCTATTATACCTCCTGTTGTTCGTCCTGATACAACCTCCAGCAGGACATTACTGGAGTCAAGGGGGTCAGTGGGCACAAGAGCTTTAATCAactggagagaaagaaggtAGAATCATTTACACCGAATGCTCTTTGGCACatttcaacaaatatttttgatcaTGCCTTTGTGTTCTTACGTCTTTTCTTAAGGCCAAAATCTTGCTGGAGATTTGcgcttcctcctcttccagcAGCTGGGTCAGCTGTTCATCTCCATCCTTGGTACCAGCTGGACCTGCAGTCAGGGGGAAAACACAACATGGTTTATTGCATTCGAAGATATTTTGATGCCATCTGcactttaacttaaaaaaatatatatatatctatatatatatatatatatattaaagaaaacCCAGATTTGTTTACGGATGCAAATGCACACGGATGTTctgtcacaataaaaaaaaagggggggctTCAGGAAATTATTTGTACAAGAATATGGACACCATCTGTGCTTGTTGTGCTACCAACTCTGTTTGTTGATTAAAGGTGtatgctgaaaatgtaaaaccaccCATACATTTATTAAAGACATTCTACTACTGTTCAGGACCTTGACATTCAAGACATGTATATAATTTAATTCCCTATGTCATTACCAAGGACTTACTTGTGTTTTTATACCCTGACAATTGTTactgacagaaattaaaaaaataaataaatacataaaaaatactcACCATGCAGAAGTGAAGAGACTTCCTCCTGGTCCTTCAGGGCTTGTTCAACGCTACCAAAGAGACTGGCCAAAGGCAGCAGCTCCGTGTGTTTCTTCGCAAGCACTTTTCTGTCTGCTTCGCTGAGGTAAGCGCGCTGCAACTTCTCGCTGAGGTCCCTGTGCTCCTCCACGAGCTGCCGAAGGTACCGCTGAACCCGCTCATTCTGATACAAGTCCCCCAGATCACCGTGGCAGAGACGCGCTGGTGCCATGTTAGCATCCTCCGGACCGGTGTGTCCCGTCACTGTCCTCCGGCCTCTTCCTCGTCCCCCGacgccgccgctgctgctgctgctgctgctgctgctgctgctgctgctgctgtggactACACGGCCGCGCAGCGAGCACAGCCGAAGCCAGCGGCTGACGAGCATTTCACCACGCGTACAGAGCAACGAATAAAGACTGACAACATTTACGAGTGTTGCTCGAGTGCTTTCATTGCACCCGGAGCTGGCAGCAACAGGAACCGGAGGTAGTTTGGGAAGCGAGGTCGAGGAGACGCAAGAAACGGATTCTGGGAGTTGTAGTTTCATCGCATCGGTAGTTTGGCCCACCTGTGTTTGAATCATGATTTATAACgttataataaaaacaatatctatctctctttctatcaatctgtctatctatctagcCAATAATTGGCTAGTTAATTAGCAATTagccctgattttttttcattaatttatcattGGGGTAGGTGTTGGCTAGTTTGAAACCCGACCCGAAGCAGTTTTACACCGGCTAACATAGCTGACtgatgtcaaaatgtcaaatcctAGCGCTAGCGAAGATGGTAAGATGATATTAACTAGTTAAACATGTctaatgacaaaaaataatgaataaaattggCCCCCGAGTGTTTGAGCAGCTGAGTCCATTAAAGGTGATTTAGCTGACTATGATATGAAAAAGATAATACTTTTAATATGAACTTTGTTAGCCAATTattagctaatattagcttaCTTTAGACCTGTTCCGACACTTGACTCACTGTTACCTTTTTGGTGCTAACTGTGGCTAATTAGCTACGAGTTAGTCAATGCATGTTTAAATccctgacattttgttttgtgatcaGTGGTGTCTGCCGAGCTCAAAAGAGTGACATTTGGAAATACAGGTAGCAAGAACCATCTTCTGCTTTGCCACACTTCCATTAACTGCCCCCTCAGGGACAGAGGAGAGCCCTGGCTTTTCGTTAACCAGGGCGGTGGAGGATGTCAGTCAACACGGCTACGCCCAGACTGAGGCCCTGCAGGAGAAACAGGGGACGCTCAGCTCCCTGAAGGTTCACCTCTACCTTTAGCTTCACCGTAGGCTCAAGCTAAGGCCGGTTATAAACTAAATTAATCTCTCCATTATGCACTTAAAACACTCTCTAGCATTTTCCTATTTGAAGAAGTGTTTTCATTAGCTATTGTTGGTAGTAAAAGTAACAGTAGATGTTGCAATATAGGTAGAAGTAGTGGGTACCGCATTGGCAGACTGAATAGATAAACAATAGATGGCTATTAATTACTACAATAGTTTTATTTAACATATAGctaatatttttcagaaactgGTCATTAGGTGGGCAATGCAAAATGCAATAACAAATGTGATGGCTTGTTAAATTCACCTAAGTAATGgtgattctttttattttatttattttttaattttcattaataTTGGCAGTGTAGTTACAGAAAgtttgggctgtttttttttgtaaatgtgtgaatCTGGCATGCATAATAGACTGATTGTCTGACAGTAGTATAGttattttattaatgctttAACAAAGGAAGTCAACTTAATGTATCTTGATGTAATCCCTTGAATAAAATTGTAACGACAATGTTCTAtcagtatttcctttttcatcCAATAGACAAGTTTGACTAGTCTCTCTAAAAGAGCTGTGAGTGTAAAATTGcatctcaaaaatgtatttttggggAGTAGACactgatttggacattttgCTTTGCACATGTTATGCCTCTTTTTCCAGGCAACACTTTCAGATGTTGAGAAGAAAGGTGAGATGGTGGAGCAGGAGCTGAGATGTAAAGTGAGGGAAATCCTAACGCTGGATGGTGACATGGAGCACCTGGAGTGGCAGACCAAAGTCTTGCACGATCGCTGTGTATCCAtcagcaaagaaaacacagaactCCAGATTCGTataagtgaggaggaggagaacgcTCGCGTGGCGCTGGCAGGGTTCAATGCCTACCGAAAAAAGATGGAAGGTCACATAGCAGCTGTTTTAAATGCGGTGAGCCAGACGGAGGCCCATaaagagctggaggagaagagagcgCTGGTCAGGATGGTGACACGGAAGAAACAGGAGCTGAAGGAAGATTTAGAGAATCCAAATGGAAACACAGTGCATATGGCAAAGGTGGAGAAAATGATCCTGAATTATACtgaaaatttaaactttttttgctCAATAGCGTGTGCCTCCAGATGACAAATCTGAcatcctttcatttcctttgatAACACGTTtacttttttgctcttttactgcctcatttgtttgtttccacaGGAATCTTCAACAGAGATCTGCAGTATCCAtagccattttattttttcggCATTTGCTTTTCTGCAGAGCGAGATTGTTGCTCTGAAGGAGGAGATCTCTGTGATGAGGACGAGCATAGCTAAGAGGAGAGAGCAATTACAAAAAGAGTTTGAGACTCATACCCAGataaagaaagacacagaggtAATGCAAATAGAAGTTATTGAGAATTTATTGATAATTTATACTAGGGTTGTAA
This genomic interval from Xiphias gladius isolate SHS-SW01 ecotype Sanya breed wild chromosome 13, ASM1685928v1, whole genome shotgun sequence contains the following:
- the mtrf1 gene encoding peptide chain release factor 1, mitochondrial, producing the protein MLVSRWLRLCSLRGRVVHSSSSSSSSSSSSSSGGVGGRGRGRRTVTGHTGPEDANMAPARLCHGDLGDLYQNERVQRYLRQLVEEHRDLSEKLQRAYLSEADRKVLAKKHTELLPLASLFGSVEQALKDQEEVSSLLHGPAGTKDGDEQLTQLLEEEEAQISSKILALRKDLIKALVPTDPLDSSNVLLEVVSGRTTGGDICQQFNREMFEMYQGFACYRNWDFEVYNYTPAEYGGLHHAAVRITGDNVYRHLKHEGGTHRVQRIPEVGLSSRMQRIHTGTMTVIILPQPVEFDVHIDPKDLRIDTFRSRGAGGQSVNTTDSAVRVVHLPTGISAECQQTRSQLQNRDTAMRVLRARLYQSRMGKETEQRQTARRQQVGTRSQSERIRTYNFSQDRVTDHRTGYVTRDIKEFMRGGEALDDLISDVLEHAEREALLEMVESSSTSSRLRQPESGQSAD
- the LOC120798266 gene encoding coiled-coil domain-containing protein 122-like, whose amino-acid sequence is MSNPSASEDGTEESPGFSLTRAVEDVSQHGYAQTEALQEKQGTLSSLKATLSDVEKKGEMVEQELRCKVREILTLDGDMEHLEWQTKVLHDRCVSISKENTELQIRISEEEENARVALAGFNAYRKKMEGHIAAVLNAVSQTEAHKELEEKRALVRMVTRKKQELKEDLENPNGNTVHMAKSEIVALKEEISVMRTSIAKRREQLQKEFETHTQIKKDTEIQNRRYEAIVKRLHCQLSRAQAVHRRMSEDIFHMERQLAELKKQQESSQDSAVSSH